TCGGTCGGCGGCGAGTGGGTCGGCGGCCACCGCCGCCAGCACCGCCTCGGTGAGGTCGGGCACCCGCACCGGCCGCACCCGGACCAGCCGGGTCACCCGCTCGGCGCCCGCCGACCAGGCCCGGCACCCGGCACAGTCGCCCAGGTGCGCGTCCAGCACCGCCGGCGCCGCCCGCGGATCCTCCCCGTCCAGCCGTGCCGACAGCGCCGCGCGCGCGTCGTCGCATGTCATGGAGGGGTAGTCGCCGCGCCCGCCGGAAAAGTTCCCGGCGTGGTGCAGGCCATGGAAGGGACCAACGACCCTCCCCGTGCCCGCGGTGCCGCGTAATCTGGCTTGTCGTGATCCCCGCCCCGCGGAACACCGACGCCGCCGGCTCGCCCGCCGCGGCGGACGGTGCTGCCCGGGACCCGGCCACCGAGTGGGCGCTCACCGCCCGCGGCGGCGATCCGGCCGCCCAGGCGGCCTTCGTCCGGCTCACCCAGGTCGAGGTGTGGCGCTTCGCCGCCGCGCTGGTGGACCCGGACAGCGCGGACGACCTGACCCAGGAGACCTACCTGCGGGCGTTCCGGGCGCTGCCGTCGTTCGAGGGCCGCTCCAGCGCCCGTACCTGGCTGCTCGGCATCGCCCGCCGCACCTGCGCCGACCACCTGCGCGCGGTCGTCCGGCGGCGCCGCCTCGACGCCCGGCTCGCGGCGCACGCCCACAACGACCGGCCCCACCCGGACCCCGCCGGGCAGTTCAGCGCGGCCGACCTGGTCCGCCGGCTCCCCGCCGAGCGCCGGGGCGCGTTCGTGCTCACCCAGGTCCTCGGCCTCTCCTACGCGGAGGCCGCCGCGGTGGAGGGCGTACCCGTCGGCACCATCCGCTCCCGCGTCGCGCGCGCCCGCGACGACCTCGTGGCGGCGGTCGGCGACGCCCTCGCCGGCTGACCGGATGGAACTTCCGGCGGAGACGGGACGACCAATGACCGTGACAGAAGCCCGGACCCCCCGGGGCGCCCGCTGGCCCACCGTCCGGCCGTGGCTCGGCACCGCCGCACGGCTCGGCCTCGCCGCCGTCTGGCTGCTCGCCGGCGCCTCCAAGGTCGACGACCTGGCCGCCTCCGGCCGCGCGGTGAACGCATACCAGGTCCTGCCGTACGACGTGTCGACCGTGGTCGGCGCGGCGCTGCCCTTCGTCGAACTGGCCCTGGGCGTGCTGCTCCTGCTCGGCCTGGCCACCCGACTGGTCGCGGGCGTGTCCGCGGCGCTGCTGGTGGTCTTCATCGTCGGGATCTCCTCGGCCTGGGCCCGTGGGCTCTCCATCGACTGCGGCTGCTTCGGCAGCGGCGGTCAGCTCGCCGAGGGACAGGCGCCGAGCTACCTCCCGGAGATCCTCCGGGACCTGGGATTCCTGGTGATGGCGGGATTCCTGCTGATCTGGCCCCGCACGCCCGTCTCCGTCGACGGGTGGCTGACGGGTGACCCCGTCGTGGAGGACGAGGATGAGTAGTCGCAAGGGGCAGAAGGGCGCGTCCAAGGTCGTCCGGCAGCAGCTGGCCCGGGAGCGACGGCGCAAGCGGACGCTGTGGGTGTCGGCCGCCGCCGTGGCCGTCCTGCTGATCGCCGGTCTGATCGGCTGGAGCGTCTGGTCGGGCCAGCGCTCCGGCGACTTCACGGCCCCGGCCAACACCGCCGAGGGCGGCACCGGGGCCGTCGTCGGCTCCGGACCGGTGACCGTCGACATCTACGAGGACTTCCTCTGCCCGGTCTGCCACCAGTTCGAGCAGACCAGCGGCGCGACGATCACCCAGTTGATCGACGAGGGAAAGATCCGGGTCGTCTACCACCCGGTCGCCTTCCTCAACCGCTTCTCCACCACCGAGTACTCCACCCGCTCCTCCGCCGCCTCCGGCTGCGCGGCCGACGCCGGGAAGTACAAGGAGTACGCGACGGCCCTGTTCGACAAGCAGCCGCCCGAGGGCAGTGCCGGGCTCACCGACGACGAGCTGATCGACATCGGGGCGGGCGTCGGCCTCGACCGCGACTCGTTCGGCTCCTGCGTACGCGACGGCACGTTCAAGCCGTGGACCGAACACGTCACCGACCAGGCCAGCCGGAACAACGTCACCGGCACCCCGACCGTCGTCGTCGACGGCGAGCAGCTCGGCGACCGCTCGCCCGAGGGCATCCGGGCGGCCGTGGAGGCGGCCGGCAAGTGATCCGGAACCTGGCACGGCGCGTCGGCCTCGTGGCCGCCGCCGCGCTCGCCGCCACCCTCGCGACCGCCGCGCCGGCCGCCGCGCACGGCGCCGACGCCCCGGACGGCACCGACTACCGCACCACGGTGGGCGGCATCACCCCGGCGCGCGACGGGCTGAGCGTCCGCGCGGTCGAGGCGGGCGCGCGGCTGGAACTGACCAACCGGACCGGCCGGCCCGTCGAGGTGATCGGCTACTCCGGCGAGCCGTACCTGCGGGTCGGTCCCGACGGCGTCTTCGAGAACACCCGCTCCCCCGCCACGTACCTCAACCGGACCCTGGCCGGCGACACCACCCTGCCGGCCGAGGCCGACCCGGCGGCGCCCCCGTCCTGGCGGCGGGTCGCGGACGGCCCCACCGCGCGCTGGCACGACCAGCGGGCCCTGTACCGGGAGTCCGCCCCGCCGGCCGCCGTACGGGCCGCCCCCGACCGGGAGCAGCGGGTCCGGGACTGGACGGTGCCGCTGCGCGACGGCACGGAACCCGTGGAGATCCACGGCACCCTCGACTGGGTGCCGCCGCCGGACGCGTACCCCTGGTGGGCCGTCGCCACGATCGGCCTGCTCGCCGTCGGCGCGCTCGGGCTCCTGCCCGCCGGCTCGGTGCCCGGCACCCGCGGGTTCGCCGGCCTGGGCGGGCTGCTCGTCGCCGGGGGCCTGGCCGCCGTCGCCTACACCGTCGGCCGGGAACTGGACGCCGGCGCCCAGGGGGTCGGCGGCGTGCTGCTCGGTCTGCTCGGCGGGCAGCTCTGGGCCCTGCTCACCGGCTTCGGGGCGATCGCGGCCGGCGCGTACGCGCTGGCCCGTCGGCCCGCCGCCGACTTCGCCGTGGCGCTGGCCGGCGCCTGCCTGGCGCTCTTCGCCGGTGTCTCCAACGCGGCCGTCTTCGGGCGTGGGGTGCCACCGGTGCCCTGGCCGGGCACCACGGCCCGGGTGCTGGTCGCGTTGATCCTCGTCGCCGGCGCGGGCGCCACCGCCGCCGGCGTCCTACGCCTGCACGCCGCCCGCGCCACCACCCGGCCCGCCCCCCGAACCGCCACACCCGCCACTACTCCCACCCCCACCCACCCCTAACCCACCACGCCCCGCCCCGCGGCCCGCCCCCACCCCCGCCGCTTCGCGGCGGGCCTTCCGCGATCTTGCACTTTGCGCCCGTGGCGTGGGGCATTCGCGGCTTTTGTCGGGGCAGGAACTGCAAGATCGCGGCCGAGAGGGGGCGCGAGGGGGGCGCGAGGGGGCGCGAGGGGCGCGCCGGGGCGGGCAGCGGGGGTTAGCGGCGGGGGGCGGTTCGGGGGTTGAAGCCGTAGGGGAGCTCCAGGCGGTGGCGGGCCAGGAGGTCCTCGTCGGTCAGCAGGTCGCCGGTGGGCGCGTCCGCCACGATCCGCCCACCGTCCAGGATCACCGACCGGTCGCACAGCTCCGCCGCGTACGGCAGGTCGTGCGTCACCATCAGCAACGTCACCGGCAGGTCGCGCAGGATCCCGGCCAGCTCCCGACGGGCGGCCGGATCGAGGTTCGACGACGGCTCGTCGAGCACCAGGATCTCCGGGTGCATCGCGAGCACCGTTGCCACCGCGACCCGGCGTCGCTGCCCGAACGAGAGGTGGTGCGGGGCCCGGTCGCGGTGCGCGGCCATCCCGACCGCCGCGAGCGCCTCGTCGACCCGGGCGTCGAGCTCCGCGCCGCGCAGGCCGAGGTTCGCCGGGCCGAACGCGACGTCCTCGGCGACGGTGGGCAGGAAGAGCTGGTCGTCCGGGTCCTGGAAGACGATGCCGACGCGGCGGCGTACCTCGGCGAGCGTCGCCCGGTCGGCGCTCACGGTCAGCCCGCCGACGCTCACGCTGCCCTCGGTGGGCGTGAGGATGCCGTTGAGGTGCAGCACCAGCGTCGTCTTGCCGGCGCCGTTGGGGCCGAGCAGCGCCACCCGCTCACCACGCGGCACCGTGAGGTCCACGCCGTGCAGGGCCTGGTGCCCGTCCGGGTACGCGTACCGGACGCCGCGTACGTCCAGGCTGGGTGGTGTCGTCTCCACGTAGCCGATCATCCCAGGACGACGGCGGTCGCCGCGATCGAGGCGGCCAGCACCGGCACGGTCGCCGCGACCAGCCACTGGCCGGTGGTCGCGGCGCCCGCGCCCTGCCACACGGCCGGCATCCGCCCGTCGTAGCCGCGGGAGAGCATCGCCAGGTAGACCCGCTCACCCCGCTCGAAGGCGCGCAGGAACAGCGCCCCCACTCCGGCCGCGAAGCCGCGTAGCTGCCAGAGGAACCGCGGGTCGTCACCCCGGGAGACCCGGGCCACCCGCATCCGGCGGGCCTCGCCGACCAGCACGTCGAGGTAGCGGAGCATGAACGTGGCGATCTGGGTGAGCACCTGCGGGCAGTGCAGCCGGTCCAGGCCGAGGATCAGGTCCCGGGTCGTGGTGGTCGCGGCGAGCAGCAGCGACGCGAGCACACCCAGGGTGCCCTTCGCGACGATGTTCCAGCTGCCGTAGAGGCCGTCCACCGACAGGTGCAGCCCGGCCACGGTGACCCGTTCGCCGGCGCCGAGGAACGGCAGCGCGACCGCGAACAGCACGAAGGGCAACTCGATCAGGGACCGGCTGAGCAGCCAGCCGGGCCCCACCCGCGCGAGCGCCGCGACCACGGCCACCAGCAGGGCGTACGCCCCGAAGGCCCAGAACGCCTCGCGCGGGGTGGCCACCACCGCGACGGTGAAGACCACCATCGCCACGATCTTGACCTCGGGGGGCAGCCGGTGCACCGGCGAGGAGCTCTCGCGGTACAGCACGTGCCCGTGACCGGCGCCCACCGTCGTCAGCTCCGCTCGGCGCCACCGCCGGTGACCGCACCGGCCGGCGTGCCGCCCTCGTCGGTCGGTCCGGCGGCGGTCGGGTCGGCGGTGTTCGCGGCGGCCGCCCCGTTGCGGCGGCGGATCAGCCAGAAGGCGCCCCCACCGATCGCGAAGGTCAGCAGGACGCCGAGCACGCCCGACAGGCCGGTCGAGACGAAGGCGTTGTCGATGCCGCGTACGCCGTAGTCGGCCAGCGGGCTGTCGGCCAGCTCGTGGTCCTTGGCCTGCTGCGCCGGGCAGCTGCCGCCGGTGATGGTGTGGTCGGCGTCCACCGTGCAGCCCTTGAGCAGCGACGAGTCCAGCCCGTCCGGGTGCGACGAGGCGTAGTTGCTGACCACGCCCGCGAGGAGCAGGGCGACCAGCAGGCCGCCGACGACGAACGCCCAGGGACGCTTGCTCACCGGACACCTCCAGCAACTCCGACGGCGGGGGCGGCGACGGGCCGGAGCCCGCGCAGCGCGTACACGAGATCGGGTCGGACCTTGGCGACGGTGACCACCGTCGTGGCGGTGATGAGGCCCTCGCCGATGCCGATCAGCAGGTGGGCGGTGGCCATCGTGCCGGCCAGGCCGGCCAGGTTGCTGCCGAGGTCGGTGGTGCCGCCCAGCCAGTACTGGAGGATGAAGCCCTGCGACGCGACCAGCACGCTGAGCATCGCGGACACGAACGCGGTCACCGCGAGACCCGCGGGCGTGCGGGGCAGCACCCGGAGCAGGACTGCGATCAGCAGGTACGCGGCGGCGGTGCCGATCAGCGCCATGTTGGTGATGTTCAGGCCGAGCATCGCCACGCCGCCGTCACCGAAGACCAGCGCCTGCACGATCAGCACCACCGACACGCACAGCGCGCCGACCCACGGGCCGACCAGCATCGCGGCGAGCGCGCCGCCGAGCAGGTGGCCGCTCACCCCGGCGGTGAAGATGGGGAAGTTGAGCATCTGCACGGCGAAGATGAAGGCGGCGACCAGGCCGGCCATCGGGGCCAGGCGGTCGTCGAGGTCCCGGCGGCCGCGCAGCACGCAGACGGTGAGGGCCGCCAGCGCCAGTGCCGCGAAGACCGCCGCGACGGGACCGTTGATGATCCCGTTCGAGATGTGCATCGCCAGGGTTTCCATGCGCCCTCCCACGCGTCGGCGGGTACGTCCGCGCCGGCGGGATCAGACTATTTCTCATACCTTTCTCTTGCAAAGAGCTTGCATTAAGCCATGGTGATGATCACCAGGCACCGGGGTGGCGTGGCCGGCCCGACGGCCGCCACCGGCGGTAGGGTCGAGGCCATGACCGCAGCCTCCCGCCTCTCCCCCGGTGACCCGGCGCCCGAGTTCACCCTCCCCACCGACACCGGCAGCACGCTCTCCCTGGCCGACCTGCGCGGTCGCACGGTCATCCTCTACGCCTACCCGGCGGCCATGACCCCCGGCTGCACCAAGCAGGCGTGCGACTTCCGCGACTCGCT
This genomic stretch from Micromonospora krabiensis harbors:
- a CDS encoding MauE/DoxX family redox-associated membrane protein, coding for MTVTEARTPRGARWPTVRPWLGTAARLGLAAVWLLAGASKVDDLAASGRAVNAYQVLPYDVSTVVGAALPFVELALGVLLLLGLATRLVAGVSAALLVVFIVGISSAWARGLSIDCGCFGSGGQLAEGQAPSYLPEILRDLGFLVMAGFLLIWPRTPVSVDGWLTGDPVVEDEDE
- a CDS encoding sigma-70 family RNA polymerase sigma factor, which translates into the protein MIPAPRNTDAAGSPAAADGAARDPATEWALTARGGDPAAQAAFVRLTQVEVWRFAAALVDPDSADDLTQETYLRAFRALPSFEGRSSARTWLLGIARRTCADHLRAVVRRRRLDARLAAHAHNDRPHPDPAGQFSAADLVRRLPAERRGAFVLTQVLGLSYAEAAAVEGVPVGTIRSRVARARDDLVAAVGDALAG
- a CDS encoding PDGLE domain-containing protein, giving the protein MSKRPWAFVVGGLLVALLLAGVVSNYASSHPDGLDSSLLKGCTVDADHTITGGSCPAQQAKDHELADSPLADYGVRGIDNAFVSTGLSGVLGVLLTFAIGGGAFWLIRRRNGAAAANTADPTAAGPTDEGGTPAGAVTGGGAERS
- a CDS encoding DsbA family protein; translation: MSSRKGQKGASKVVRQQLARERRRKRTLWVSAAAVAVLLIAGLIGWSVWSGQRSGDFTAPANTAEGGTGAVVGSGPVTVDIYEDFLCPVCHQFEQTSGATITQLIDEGKIRVVYHPVAFLNRFSTTEYSTRSSAASGCAADAGKYKEYATALFDKQPPEGSAGLTDDELIDIGAGVGLDRDSFGSCVRDGTFKPWTEHVTDQASRNNVTGTPTVVVDGEQLGDRSPEGIRAAVEAAGK
- a CDS encoding energy-coupling factor ABC transporter permease, with the translated sequence METLAMHISNGIINGPVAAVFAALALAALTVCVLRGRRDLDDRLAPMAGLVAAFIFAVQMLNFPIFTAGVSGHLLGGALAAMLVGPWVGALCVSVVLIVQALVFGDGGVAMLGLNITNMALIGTAAAYLLIAVLLRVLPRTPAGLAVTAFVSAMLSVLVASQGFILQYWLGGTTDLGSNLAGLAGTMATAHLLIGIGEGLITATTVVTVAKVRPDLVYALRGLRPVAAPAVGVAGGVR
- the cbiQ gene encoding cobalt ECF transporter T component CbiQ gives rise to the protein MGAGHGHVLYRESSSPVHRLPPEVKIVAMVVFTVAVVATPREAFWAFGAYALLVAVVAALARVGPGWLLSRSLIELPFVLFAVALPFLGAGERVTVAGLHLSVDGLYGSWNIVAKGTLGVLASLLLAATTTTRDLILGLDRLHCPQVLTQIATFMLRYLDVLVGEARRMRVARVSRGDDPRFLWQLRGFAAGVGALFLRAFERGERVYLAMLSRGYDGRMPAVWQGAGAATTGQWLVAATVPVLAASIAATAVVLG
- a CDS encoding energy-coupling factor ABC transporter ATP-binding protein, with the protein product MIGYVETTPPSLDVRGVRYAYPDGHQALHGVDLTVPRGERVALLGPNGAGKTTLVLHLNGILTPTEGSVSVGGLTVSADRATLAEVRRRVGIVFQDPDDQLFLPTVAEDVAFGPANLGLRGAELDARVDEALAAVGMAAHRDRAPHHLSFGQRRRVAVATVLAMHPEILVLDEPSSNLDPAARRELAGILRDLPVTLLMVTHDLPYAAELCDRSVILDGGRIVADAPTGDLLTDEDLLARHRLELPYGFNPRTAPRR